The nucleotide sequence TTGACGCACCATTATGTGGATCATAATAAAGTTTTAGCATACATGACTTGCTGTAGTTTATTTCTCATTCTTTATGTTTTTTCTCATTTAACTAGTAAATCTAGTAAACTTGTGGGACTTCCCGCATCCTATGCTGATAAATTTCATGCACGTATTGTTTATTTTGGATCATTGGAGGTATAATAGGATAATGCATCGACCTGCATATATTATCTAAGATGAGGTGTATCTTATTTCTGCCGTGCATACATCTTATTCTTTCATTTCTATGATTATTGCAGGATATTTTGGACCTTGCCAAATATTCTTCGGTACCAGTTATAAATGGCCTGACTGACTATAACCATCCATGCCAGATAATGGCTGATGCACTTACAATTGTTGAACATATTGGTCAGTTGGAAGGAACCAAGGTCAGCTACTTGTAAGAAAGTATTTTAAATGTGATATGATTAGAAACTAGTAGATTCTAGTTAAATTGCAATTCTCTTGCAGATTGTCTACATTGGAGATGGGAACAATATTGTCCACTCATGGCTTCTGTTGGCATCTGTAGTTCCTTTCCACTTTGTATGTGCTTGCCCAAAAGGATTCGAGCCAGATGAAAAGACTGTTGATAAGGCAAGAAATGCTGGAATTAGCATGATAGAGATTACAAATGACCCCAAGGAGGCAGTACGAGGAGCAGATGTTGTGTATTCAGATGTTTGGGCTAGCATGGGCCAAAAAGAGGAGGCTGCATACAGAAAGCAAAAGTTCCAAGGTTTTCAGGTACACTGGGCTTGATTTTTCTTCCATTTGTTCTTTTGTGTGACTAGACATAACTCACTTATATAAATGTCAGTCTCAAAGTAAAATGGTAACCGGGTTTCTTGAAATAAGGTGCTGGACAGGTTACCAGTCACTCCCAAAATCTTATGCCAATTATGTTGCTTCTTTAAATTACATCGGTTAACCTTAATTTACATTAATCAAACCATGCTTAGTATAACTTAGTGGTTCTCTGGCCTGAAGAAGTCTGGTCAGTTTATGGTCGATCAATAATCATCTGTAATTGATGCAACCAGCTGAAATTATCATCTGTAGCCTCAGTGTGTGTTCAAATTAAAATCTTTAAGTTTGTTAGTACACTTGTTCTTGGGTTGAATTGTGTAGTGTGTGGTAAAACACCCAAATGATATGCCAATCATTTTTAAGTGAAAATGATACTGATGCTTAATCCATTTTTAAGTTTGTTACTGTTTCAGGGATCTAGTTCTCATGGACTGATATCTATTTATGCTTGGCAGATTGATGAATCATTGATGGAGATTGCAGGACCAAAAGCTTATTTTATGCATTGCTTACCAGCGGAGAGAGGCATCGAGGTCACTGATGGTGTCATTGAAGCGCCCAACTCCATCGTCTTCCCCCAGGCTGAGAACCGTATGCATGCTCAGAATGCCATCATGCTCCACTTATTTGGTCTCTAGGATTGTATTTGTTCCTTTCGAGAGATAAGGCTACATCTGGGCCATCCATTGACCACTCGATCTGTGTCTGTCTTCTTCTCAGTAGAATCCTCAAGTTGGACTTTGTCATGGCACTTTGTTGGGTTTTCAGTTAGTGGACCTGCGGCAGATCAGATAAATAGCGACATGTAAGGAGTTGCCTTTGTCGAATGCCATCTCTTTTCTCCCTCGGGATCGCTGTCCAGATTGGCTTAAGCGTAACTACACACTAGTGATGATACTGTCTTACGCATCACGTTACCACTCAGGGCGCGGCAGGGAAGGTTTCATGGTGGTGTTCCGTTTAGAGTTATATTTCTGAGTATTTTTGAGCGTTTAGAAATATGTTGCCTTCTATCAGTTCATTACAAGGTTCCTATCTCCTGCTTTCGTCTCATCCTAGTAAATAAAAAAacgtgtatatatgtatgtataaaagaAGGGTTAGCATTGGAGATACTGGGGAGACATGTCACTTGTAACAAGTCGGTAAAGGAAGGGAAAGAAAGAGGAAATTTGTATATGAAGAAGTCATGATGGAAAGTGGGCGAGCCCATTTCGATAAGGTAACACGGTAGGGAGGGAGGGTCATCTTGGATATAGCTGATCCGAGGCAGGCGGGAGGTCATTCGGGTCTTCACCCGATGAGTAACCCGATTCGGGTCAGACGGGCCTTGGCCCGTGAGTAGGTCTCTTTAATAAAGCAACCTGATCCGAGCCGGACCGGACCAACCGCGGGCCTTGACTTGGGGACGAAGTAAAACCCTCGACGCCCGCCGCGAGCAGAAGGCCGGAAGGGACTACTAATGTGATGATGGAGTAGATCTGAGATGTACCATCGCGAAAGAACAATAACAACGGGAGAGGAGAAGAGCTGACGGAGAAGAGATGTTTCGGAACCAGTATGACACCGACGTGACGACGTGGAGCCCGGCGGGGCGTCTGTTCCAGGTAGAATACGCCATGGAGGCCGTCAAGCAGGGGGCTGCCGCCGTCGGCCTCCGCTCCACCTCGCACGTTGTCCTCGCCACCGTCAACAAGGCCGCCTCGGACCTCTCTTCCCACCAACGCAAGGTCTTCAAGATCGACGACCACATCGGGGTTGCCATCGCTGGTCTCACCGCCGACGGACGCGTGCTCTCCCGCTATCTCCGCAACGAATGCATCAACCACTCCTTCGTCTACGAGTCCCCCCTCCCCGTCTCTCGCCTCGTCGTCCGCCTCGCCGACAAGGCCCAGGTCCCGCTCTCCCCTTCCCACTTCTATTCCCCTTCTCTCGTCCCTTCGAGAATCCAATTCAATTCACGATCCATGAACTCTTTGCAACTTCTTTAGGGTTTAGCAAGCGATGTCTCCCAGAAAGGAAATCTGTTTCGATAACATTTCTAGGTTGCCCTAAATATTTCTATGTTGGTTACAACGGAAGCGAGGGGCAAGGATCTTAGGATTCGATGCAGGAAGAGGGAAATGTTTCGTTTCTCATTTTTTATGGATGCTCATGGATCTGATGGTGGTGTGCTTTGATTCCTTCTGCTGGTGTTGATCCCTTGTGTGCGACGTTCTTGCTCATGTTGGTCTGATGGATCACTAGATTCCAAGCTAACTTGGCGCTAGCAACCAACCATAGGCCGTCGATGGTTTTTTGAGCTCTGATCATCCTCACCCCTTTTAGATCTAAATAAGCCAGAACTAGAGAACTTATGGAGTCATAGTTGACTGCATATTTTGTGTTAGCAAGTTAACAAGTTTCATTGGTTATGTTGCACATTTTTGTTACCATAAGCAGTTTAACCTTGCATCACACTGGTCTAAACAGTTGTGTTACCTGGCTATTATTCGTTCTCATGTTTAGGTTCCCTTTGgtggtattttttttttatgttttgttgGAATGCCACCTCTTTTGTTGAGAGCAACAGGTTTACTGCAATTTCAGATTATTATTGGAATCCATTTCCATAGTTGGATGACCCTGTCAATTGACACTTTTTCATCATGTTTGTGCTTTCTTATAGCATTTATATACTATTTCCTCTTTCTTTAATGCATTTCTAGCCTTATATCTCACACTTCCAATTTAGACTTTTGTTATcttttatttatgttatttttcataTGCATCAAATTAATTCTCTGCAGATTCAGTTATATGTAGGAATCTTAAAAGTCAGTCGGTTGTCTATGTTGATTTGCCTTTTTTTCTTGTTTGTGCTCTTCTGGATTTTATGCTATTTTGTCCTTCTTAATATACTTTATAATCTATTGCCATGCTCTCACTTTAGTTAGACTAATTTTGTTATCTTATAATTTTTCTGTATTGGACTACTTTTCTGCATGTGCAATTGTTCAAGATGTCCAATTCTTTTAAAGCCTAACATGCTGCCATGAATTATGTCGaaatataatctataattagaGCTCCTCCATAGAATGGATGTCTGTGTGGCCATTGGGCTTGGAGGGTTAACGTCCACCATTTAGATTTTGCAACAACGTGTCTTACGACTGTGTGTTTACCCTcatcttttgtttttgttgtatttttcatgtcataatattattttctttgcttttttttttttttaaataccaGATTCCATCGAGCTTGGCACTAAGTGGGCCTTGCCTATCAAAGCCTTGCACGTTGCCTCTTGCGTGGCACTTAAGTACCGTTAAGAGTTTTACATCTCAGTGCACCTCTAGCCTCTGATAACTTGTGTGGTCAAAAGACTAGAGTTTGTCCGTGGAATGTGGGTGCTGTGGGTCATCAAAACTGGGTATTTAGATTTGTCTAAATTTCTCaaggaaaaaaagagggagaatgGTCAAAAGCCTGTCAAGTGCTAAATGAAATTCTAGGAAATCCAATTATCCTCACAGAAAAGCGTGCTACAGGAGCAGCCTAATCCAATTTTATTTGTGCTGAGGTTTGGCTGATCTTATGGTTGTTTCTTTCTCCATTGGCAATCAAACATCTACAAGATCATATTTCATTTCAAGCTTGTTCAACCAAGTCTAGTGAAGACATAACTGTATTGAATAGCTTGGCCAGGATAAAAATCTATGTTTAATTTCTTTCTATGTCAGTACCTGCTTGCTAATTCATACTGTAACGTATCACTTCATCAGTTGGTGATTTTTTTCCAATCGCACAAGTGGGTTATTTCCTCTGTATTAAAATAAAGAGGTGACGGTAGTACTATTATGTTCAAAGAGTAGATAAAGGATGTTAGAAACCATACAGTCATCAGGATAATCAAATTCAGTGTTTTCTCTCATCACTTCATAGATGTCATTATAATTCTTTgtagcatgattttttttttgataaaaagtgAAGTGAGTGCGCAATTCTCCGAAGctcttttttagttttttttttgctttattgttAATTGTGTTGCTTTATTATTTACCAACTTATGGACCATTTCCTGTTATACAATTATGGATAAAGAATATACACCTttaatttttcatttattatCCTGATTCAAAATTTGTAGCCATAAGGATACAATAAAAAATCATAGAGtttgttcattttttttataaCTGTTGCAACCCAATCTTGTGTCAATGCTCCTCCGTTTTTTGCAAATATTTATGAAGATTTAACATCAGACTTGAACAATGCTGAGGCACATATTGTGAAAATACAAATCACGTTTTAATGAAAAAATGCAGAAAAAATAAGACTTGAAAGTGCCATAGAGCCATAGAGAATGAAGAAGAATAAATTGTGGTTCAATTAtcctcaaaacatatgatttgccACCATAGTTGGTAAGTTCTGCcttctaatataaaataggcATGCACTAAATTTTGATATTTGACTCTATACTTTTCTATTAATTTTGAAAGCTTTTTCCAGCTCATTTTCTATTACTTTGGTTATGACTATTATTGACTTGTGAAATACCTATTGGTTGATCTATAATGTCCCATTAAGGTGGGTGATGGGTTtcatattcaattttttttaattaattaattaatatataattttttttaatacagTATTGCATCTATATGCATGTTTATGTGTTTGAGAGATGAGTTTATGTCAAAATTTCCTTAGATTTGTTAATCTATGCAGGAGACTACCACCTTTACATTATTGATCATTTATTGTTATTCTTCAATTGATTTTTAAGTTACCTTTTTATGCTTGAGAAGAGGAGCCTTGGCACCACACTGCGGTTGTTTCTGTGCGACTTCAGTGACTAGGGTTGGATTCTATATCTCTCTACTTACAGAGGTAAGTTGGTAGACTAT is from Musa acuminata AAA Group cultivar baxijiao chromosome BXJ1-6, Cavendish_Baxijiao_AAA, whole genome shotgun sequence and encodes:
- the LOC103987347 gene encoding ornithine carbamoyltransferase, chloroplastic — its product is MAAVTIFGSASLHSSIADPVRGGSHRRSSAPRLLPSSSTPARFFGTRGSRISCRSSAPAHSAISGSKESELKSGPKDFLHISDFDKATILKIINQAAEVKALLKSGDRTFLPFKGKTMAMIFAKPSMRTRVSFETGFFLLGGHAIYLGPDDIQMGKREETRDVARVLSRYNDVIMARVFAHQDILDLAKYSSVPVINGLTDYNHPCQIMADALTIVEHIGQLEGTKIVYIGDGNNIVHSWLLLASVVPFHFVCACPKGFEPDEKTVDKARNAGISMIEITNDPKEAVRGADVVYSDVWASMGQKEEAAYRKQKFQGFQIDESLMEIAGPKAYFMHCLPAERGIEVTDGVIEAPNSIVFPQAENRMHAQNAIMLHLFGL